A portion of the Pseudomonas protegens CHA0 genome contains these proteins:
- the msrA gene encoding peptide-methionine (S)-S-oxide reductase MsrA, with amino-acid sequence MSGAPVNSLEQATFGAGCFWGAEAAFRALPGVVDSRVGYAVEAADEALQIEVVQVDFDPQVLAYTRLIEHFWDLHDPTSVDRQGEHGGVKYRSAIFHTNAAQAEQARAAKTALQDSGRLNKPVATVVVPLGRFELADEEHQRYLEKNGLSSCHI; translated from the coding sequence ATGAGTGGGGCGCCGGTGAACAGCCTCGAACAGGCGACCTTCGGCGCCGGGTGTTTCTGGGGCGCGGAAGCCGCGTTTCGGGCGCTGCCTGGGGTCGTGGACAGCCGCGTCGGCTACGCCGTGGAAGCGGCGGACGAAGCCTTGCAGATTGAAGTGGTGCAGGTGGATTTCGACCCGCAGGTGCTGGCATATACCCGCCTGATCGAACACTTCTGGGACCTGCACGATCCGACCTCGGTGGATCGCCAGGGCGAGCATGGCGGGGTGAAATATCGCTCGGCGATTTTCCACACCAACGCCGCGCAGGCCGAACAGGCGAGGGCGGCCAAGACCGCTCTGCAAGACTCCGGCCGCCTCAACAAACCCGTAGCCACGGTGGTCGTACCACTGGGGCGCTTTGAACTGGCGGATGAAGAACACCAGCGTTACCTGGAAAAGAACGGCCTGAGCAGCTGTCATATCTGA
- a CDS encoding Zn-dependent hydrolase — protein MNAAVEVLQSSHQHINRDRLWQSLMALAKLGATVKGGVCRLALTDLDRQARDLFVKWCEEAGCTVTVDGIGNIFARRPGRNPHLPPVMTGSHIDTQPTGGKFDGCFGVLAGLEVLRTLNDLKLETEAPLEVVVWTNEEGSRFPPCMMGSGVFAEKFTLQDTLAKTDVDGISVGEALNAIGYAGTRPVSGHPVGAYFEAHIEQGPILEDERKTIGVVLGALGQKWFDLKLRGVEAHAGPTPMHLRKDALVGAAAVVAAVNRAALGHQPHACGTVGCLQAYPGSRNVIPGEVRMTLDFRHLEPARLDSMIAEVRQVIDNTCEEHGLSFELTPTADFPPLYFDPVCVDAVRGAAQGLGLSHMDIVSGAGHDAIFVAELGPAGMIFVPCEGGISHNEIENADPDDLAAGCAVLLRAMLAASQAIAQRQA, from the coding sequence ATGAACGCTGCCGTCGAGGTTCTGCAATCCAGCCATCAGCACATCAACCGCGACCGCCTGTGGCAGTCGCTCATGGCGCTGGCCAAGCTCGGCGCCACGGTCAAGGGCGGGGTCTGTCGCCTGGCCCTGACCGACCTCGACCGCCAGGCCCGCGACCTGTTCGTGAAGTGGTGCGAGGAGGCCGGTTGCACCGTCACCGTGGACGGCATCGGCAACATCTTCGCCCGCCGCCCCGGGCGCAATCCGCACCTGCCGCCGGTGATGACCGGCAGCCATATCGACACCCAGCCTACCGGCGGCAAGTTCGACGGCTGTTTCGGCGTATTGGCCGGGCTGGAAGTGCTGCGCACCCTCAACGACCTCAAGCTGGAAACCGAAGCGCCCCTGGAAGTGGTGGTGTGGACCAACGAAGAGGGCTCGCGTTTTCCGCCGTGCATGATGGGCTCCGGGGTGTTCGCCGAAAAATTCACCCTGCAAGACACCCTGGCCAAGACCGACGTCGATGGCATCAGCGTCGGCGAGGCCCTGAACGCCATCGGCTACGCCGGCACGCGCCCGGTCAGCGGGCATCCGGTGGGCGCCTATTTCGAGGCGCACATCGAGCAAGGCCCGATCCTGGAAGATGAGCGCAAGACCATAGGCGTGGTGCTCGGCGCCCTGGGGCAGAAGTGGTTCGACCTCAAGCTGCGGGGCGTCGAAGCCCATGCCGGCCCGACCCCCATGCACCTGCGCAAGGACGCCCTGGTGGGCGCCGCCGCCGTGGTGGCGGCGGTCAATCGCGCCGCCCTCGGCCACCAGCCTCACGCCTGCGGCACCGTTGGCTGCCTGCAAGCCTACCCGGGTTCGCGCAACGTGATTCCGGGCGAGGTGCGCATGACCCTGGACTTCCGCCACCTGGAGCCGGCGCGCCTGGACTCGATGATTGCCGAGGTGCGCCAGGTGATCGACAACACCTGCGAAGAACACGGCCTGAGCTTCGAACTGACCCCCACCGCGGACTTTCCGCCGCTGTACTTCGACCCGGTGTGCGTCGATGCGGTGCGCGGCGCCGCGCAGGGTTTGGGGTTGTCCCACATGGACATCGTCAGCGGTGCCGGGCATGACGCGATCTTCGTCGCCGAGCTGGGCCCGGCGGGGATGATCTTCGTGCCTTGCGAAGGTGGCATCAGCCACAACGAAATCGAGAACGCCGACCCCGACGACCTCGCCGCCGGCTGCGCGGTGCTGCTGCGCGCCATGCTCGCCGCCTCCCAGGCCATCGCCCAGCGCCAAGCGTAG
- a CDS encoding ATP-binding cassette domain-containing protein, with the protein MSAVHPQEAFAVPASISSPAVNADVVLELRHLTKHYARRRGQSAPPAVEQVSLKVRRGEVLCLMGTSGSGKSTLLRHINRLIEPSSGEVLIDGSAISQLSARELRTLRSRRIGMVFQHFGLLPHRSVRDNVALPLELRGEPEALRHAAADVQLQAMGLEGWGDHYPHELSGGMQQRVGLARALVSEPDILLMDEPFSALDPTIRRDLQSHFLQVVRERGITTLLVTHDPAEALRLADRIAVLRHGQLIQVGTPEELLKQPADAEVADFFQEHGARSATPVATIAPRKSATTPAPVNPGLSSAQALLLGPAALAASGRGGLYWLGFALELGAAAALGQGLATASFAWAALALIGLLLSRLLSLALARRPSRLGRSDWRLPWLVLLLSQVLVLWRVLATDASGPWLQFPADRQVLLGTAAAIDQLIAWSQVTFESTFVGVIVAVRTVIESIESLLGWLPWPVPALALVLLAWRSAGAALALTSAAALLYIGLFGFWERTIATLALVGSSVLISLLIGVPAGILLAKRALARRLITPLLDVMQTLPTFVYLIPAVAFFSVGKTPAVIATVIFALAPMIRLTALGIQEVPKTAVEAALAHGATPWQILTKVELPLAAGSLLLGINQTLVMSLSMVVVAALIGAGGLGYDVMTALRNIKGGEGMLAGAAIVFCALIPDRIIQATLRQRDRTMHQS; encoded by the coding sequence GTGTCTGCCGTTCACCCCCAAGAGGCCTTTGCCGTCCCTGCCTCAATCAGCTCGCCCGCGGTTAACGCCGACGTGGTGCTGGAATTGCGCCACCTGACCAAGCACTACGCCCGCCGCCGTGGCCAGTCCGCTCCGCCTGCGGTTGAGCAGGTCAGCCTCAAGGTGCGCCGTGGCGAAGTGCTGTGCTTGATGGGCACCTCCGGCAGCGGCAAGTCCACCTTGCTGCGCCATATCAACCGGTTGATCGAGCCCAGCAGCGGCGAGGTGCTGATCGACGGTTCGGCCATCAGCCAGCTTTCGGCCAGGGAACTGCGCACCCTGCGTTCGCGGCGCATCGGCATGGTGTTCCAGCACTTCGGCCTGCTGCCCCATCGCAGCGTGCGCGACAACGTCGCCTTGCCCCTGGAACTGCGCGGCGAGCCTGAGGCCCTGCGCCATGCCGCGGCCGACGTGCAACTGCAGGCCATGGGCCTGGAAGGCTGGGGCGATCACTATCCCCATGAGCTGTCCGGCGGCATGCAGCAGCGGGTCGGCCTGGCCCGGGCCCTGGTCAGCGAGCCGGACATCCTGCTGATGGACGAACCCTTCAGCGCCCTGGACCCGACCATCCGCCGCGACCTGCAAAGCCACTTTCTGCAGGTGGTGCGCGAGCGCGGCATCACCACCTTGCTGGTGACCCACGACCCGGCCGAAGCCCTGCGCCTGGCGGACCGCATCGCCGTGCTGCGCCACGGCCAGCTGATTCAGGTCGGCACGCCCGAGGAATTGCTGAAGCAGCCGGCGGATGCCGAAGTGGCGGACTTCTTCCAGGAACACGGCGCCCGCAGCGCCACGCCGGTGGCGACGATTGCCCCGCGCAAGAGCGCGACGACCCCGGCGCCGGTCAACCCCGGACTGTCCTCTGCCCAGGCCCTGCTGCTGGGGCCCGCCGCCCTGGCCGCCAGCGGTCGCGGGGGCCTCTACTGGCTGGGCTTCGCCCTGGAACTGGGGGCGGCCGCAGCCTTGGGGCAGGGGCTGGCCACGGCCAGTTTCGCCTGGGCCGCCCTGGCGCTCATCGGCTTGCTGCTCAGCCGCCTGTTGAGCCTGGCCCTGGCCCGCCGCCCCAGCCGCCTGGGGCGTTCGGACTGGCGTCTGCCGTGGCTGGTGTTGCTGCTGTCCCAGGTCCTGGTGCTGTGGCGGGTGTTGGCCACCGATGCCTCTGGCCCCTGGCTGCAATTTCCCGCCGACCGGCAAGTGCTGCTGGGCACCGCCGCGGCCATCGATCAACTGATTGCCTGGTCCCAGGTGACGTTCGAAAGCACCTTCGTCGGCGTGATAGTCGCCGTGCGCACGGTGATCGAAAGCATCGAAAGCCTGCTGGGCTGGCTGCCCTGGCCGGTGCCGGCCCTGGCCCTGGTGCTGCTGGCCTGGCGCAGCGCCGGCGCCGCCCTGGCCCTGACCAGTGCCGCGGCCTTGCTCTACATCGGCCTGTTCGGTTTCTGGGAGCGGACCATCGCCACCCTGGCCCTGGTGGGCTCCTCGGTGCTGATCTCGCTGTTGATCGGCGTACCCGCCGGCATTCTCCTGGCCAAGCGCGCCCTGGCCCGGCGCCTGATCACTCCGCTCCTGGACGTGATGCAGACCTTGCCCACCTTCGTGTACCTGATCCCGGCGGTGGCGTTCTTCTCGGTGGGCAAGACCCCGGCGGTGATCGCCACGGTGATCTTCGCCCTGGCGCCGATGATCCGCCTCACTGCCCTGGGGATTCAGGAAGTGCCCAAGACCGCCGTCGAAGCAGCCCTGGCCCACGGCGCCACGCCGTGGCAGATCCTGACCAAGGTCGAACTGCCCCTGGCCGCCGGCTCCTTGCTACTGGGGATCAACCAGACCCTGGTGATGAGCCTGTCGATGGTGGTGGTGGCGGCGCTGATCGGCGCCGGTGGCCTGGGCTACGACGTGATGACCGCGCTGCGCAACATCAAGGGCGGCGAGGGCATGTTGGCCGGCGCCGCGATCGTGTTCTGCGCGCTGATTCCCGATCGAATCATTCAAGCGACCCTGCGCCAGCGGGATCGCACTATGCATCAATCATGA
- a CDS encoding glycine betaine ABC transporter substrate-binding protein → MRCPLNKSFTRTLGAAALLLGLSLPVLAKDKIVIGEQNWTGAIAIQNILGEVIKSRLDGDVSYLAGDVPVLFAAAAKGDGSVDVLTDIWLPNQSAAWAKYVTGGTRSLVPNKQPYLGVQGFYIPGYLQDKYGVKSVYDLQKPEVAKLFEPLGGGKAQLLVGPAGWESTYIGQIKAKDFGFADKFESVSTEASVTYAKLAAAYKAQRGVVFYAYTPDWIFSAFDLRRLDEPAFDGYAQDNKKGDPLYKADGCWKFISPTVDADWLSKSKITCAYPDARVYVLASSALQKRAPRIAAFLENFNIEPQTLNDLILKIEKEQQPAAQAAKEWVAAHPQIVDGWLGASGEKVGVAQ, encoded by the coding sequence ATGAGGTGTCCCTTGAACAAGTCGTTTACCCGTACCCTTGGCGCCGCCGCGCTGCTGTTGGGTTTGTCCCTGCCGGTGCTGGCCAAGGACAAGATCGTCATTGGCGAACAGAACTGGACCGGCGCCATCGCCATCCAGAATATCCTCGGCGAAGTGATCAAGAGCCGCCTCGACGGCGACGTTTCCTACCTGGCCGGTGACGTTCCGGTGCTGTTCGCCGCCGCTGCCAAGGGCGACGGTTCGGTGGACGTACTGACCGACATCTGGCTGCCCAACCAGTCCGCCGCCTGGGCCAAATACGTCACCGGCGGTACCCGTTCCCTGGTGCCCAACAAGCAACCGTACCTGGGGGTACAGGGCTTCTACATCCCCGGCTACCTGCAAGACAAATACGGCGTGAAGTCGGTCTACGACCTGCAAAAGCCCGAAGTGGCGAAACTCTTCGAACCCCTGGGCGGCGGCAAGGCGCAACTGCTGGTGGGCCCGGCGGGCTGGGAGTCGACCTACATCGGCCAGATCAAGGCCAAGGATTTCGGCTTTGCCGATAAATTCGAGTCTGTGTCCACCGAAGCCTCGGTGACCTACGCCAAACTGGCCGCGGCCTACAAGGCCCAGCGCGGCGTGGTGTTCTACGCCTACACCCCGGACTGGATCTTCTCCGCCTTCGACCTGCGCCGCCTGGATGAACCGGCATTCGACGGCTACGCCCAGGACAACAAGAAGGGCGACCCGCTGTACAAGGCCGATGGCTGCTGGAAATTCATCAGCCCGACAGTGGATGCCGACTGGCTGAGCAAGAGCAAGATCACCTGCGCCTACCCGGATGCACGGGTCTATGTCCTGGCCTCCAGCGCCCTGCAAAAACGCGCACCACGGATCGCCGCGTTCCTGGAGAACTTCAACATCGAACCCCAGACCCTGAATGACCTGATCCTCAAGATCGAAAAGGAACAGCAACCGGCGGCGCAGGCGGCCAAGGAATGGGTCGCGGCGCACCCGCAGATCGTTGATGGCTGGCTGGGTGCCAGCGGCGAGAAAGTGGGAGTGGCGCAATGA
- a CDS encoding aliphatic sulfonate ABC transporter substrate-binding protein — protein sequence MRLPFALRRSLSITALAGLALGMALNAQADTDLRIGYQKSSTLLALLKAQGTLEKQLAGQGVNITWHEFTSGLPLAESLNVGNVDISADVADTVPVFAQAAGAKLTYFATETPSPAAQSIVIPKDSPLKSLADLKGKRIAVTKAAGSHYLLIAALREAGLSFADIQPVYLTPADGRAALETAKVDAWVTWEPFVASAQRQQGARVLHDGQGLASYRRYYLASNDYAKAHPEVLQQVFAELQKTGTWVKAHPAEAAKLLGPLWGNLDVPTVELANSRRTYKVEAVKPDALGEQQKIADAFYQEKLLPKPVDARAVQLWSPKSL from the coding sequence ATGCGCCTGCCCTTTGCTTTGCGTCGTAGCTTGTCGATCACCGCCCTGGCCGGCCTGGCGCTGGGCATGGCCCTCAATGCCCAGGCCGATACCGACCTGCGCATCGGCTACCAGAAATCCTCGACCCTGCTGGCCTTGCTCAAGGCCCAGGGCACCCTGGAAAAACAGCTGGCGGGGCAGGGCGTCAACATCACCTGGCACGAGTTCACCAGCGGCCTGCCGTTGGCGGAATCGCTGAATGTGGGCAATGTCGATATCAGCGCCGATGTCGCCGACACGGTGCCGGTCTTCGCCCAGGCCGCTGGGGCCAAGCTGACCTATTTCGCCACGGAAACCCCGTCGCCCGCCGCTCAGTCCATCGTCATCCCCAAGGATTCGCCGCTCAAATCCCTGGCCGACCTCAAGGGCAAGCGCATCGCCGTGACCAAGGCCGCCGGCAGCCACTACCTGCTGATCGCCGCCTTGCGCGAAGCGGGCTTGAGCTTCGCCGATATCCAGCCGGTGTACCTGACCCCGGCCGATGGCCGCGCGGCGCTGGAAACCGCCAAGGTCGATGCCTGGGTCACCTGGGAACCCTTTGTCGCCAGCGCCCAGCGCCAGCAGGGCGCGCGGGTGCTGCACGACGGCCAGGGGCTGGCCAGCTATCGCCGTTACTACCTGGCTTCCAACGACTACGCCAAGGCCCATCCCGAGGTGCTGCAGCAAGTGTTCGCCGAGCTGCAGAAGACCGGCACCTGGGTCAAGGCGCACCCGGCCGAGGCGGCAAAACTGCTGGGCCCGCTGTGGGGCAACCTGGACGTGCCGACGGTGGAACTGGCCAACAGCCGCCGCACTTACAAGGTGGAAGCGGTCAAGCCCGACGCCCTGGGCGAGCAGCAGAAAATCGCCGATGCCTTCTACCAGGAAAAGCTGTTGCCCAAGCCAGTGGATGCCCGGGCCGTGCAGTTGTGGAGCCCCAAATCCTTGTAG